A single Dechloromonas denitrificans DNA region contains:
- the accB gene encoding acetyl-CoA carboxylase biotin carboxyl carrier protein gives MDLRKLKKLIDLVQESGISELEVTEGEEKVRIAKHYGNVVAAPQQYYAAPPAPLPGAPVASAVNLDDEDELPEGHVVKSPMVGTFYRSPSPGAESFVQIGQSVKQGETLCIIEAMKLLNEIEADASGVIKAILLDNGEPVEFGEPLFVIG, from the coding sequence ATGGATCTGCGTAAACTCAAGAAACTTATCGACCTCGTTCAGGAATCCGGCATTTCCGAGCTGGAAGTTACCGAAGGCGAAGAAAAAGTGCGCATCGCCAAACATTACGGCAATGTCGTTGCTGCGCCGCAGCAGTACTATGCCGCGCCGCCCGCTCCGCTGCCTGGCGCTCCGGTCGCCTCGGCGGTCAATCTCGACGACGAAGACGAGTTGCCGGAAGGCCATGTCGTCAAGTCGCCGATGGTCGGTACCTTCTACCGCTCGCCGTCGCCCGGTGCCGAGTCTTTCGTGCAGATCGGGCAGAGCGTCAAGCAGGGCGAAACCCTGTGCATTATCGAAGCGATGAAGTTGCTCAACGAGATCGAAGCCGATGCCTCCGGCGTGATCAAGGCCATCCTGCTCGACAATGGCGAGCCGGTGGAGTTCGGCGAACCGCTATTCGTGATCGGCTGA
- a CDS encoding carbohydrate kinase family protein, protein MTTLICGSLAFDNIMVFPDRFKNHILPEQIHILNVAFLVPEMRREYGGCAGNIAYNLMLLGGEPLIMATVGDDAAPYLDRLDQLGLPRTHVRHVPGGFTAQAFITTDLDDNQITAFHPGAMSFSHLNKVEHAASAKLGIVAPDGREGMMQHARDFAAAGVPFIFDPGQGLPMFNGDELLDFMRLADYACFNDYEAKLLCDRTGRSLEQLGREVKALIVTRGGDGSEIHSDGQRFDIPCVEADQVIDPTGCGDAYRSGLLYGIANGFDWQKTGRLAALMGAIKIAHRGGQNHQPSREEIAARYQRAFGVALW, encoded by the coding sequence ATGACGACACTTATTTGCGGCTCGCTGGCTTTCGACAACATCATGGTCTTCCCGGACCGCTTCAAGAACCATATCCTGCCCGAGCAGATTCATATCCTGAACGTCGCTTTCCTGGTTCCGGAGATGCGCCGCGAGTACGGCGGCTGCGCCGGCAACATCGCCTACAACCTGATGCTGCTCGGTGGCGAACCGTTGATCATGGCGACGGTTGGCGACGATGCCGCACCCTACCTCGATCGTCTCGACCAGCTCGGTCTGCCGCGCACCCACGTGCGCCACGTACCGGGCGGTTTCACGGCCCAGGCCTTCATCACCACCGATCTCGACGACAACCAGATCACCGCCTTCCACCCGGGGGCGATGAGCTTTTCGCATCTGAATAAGGTCGAGCATGCGGCCTCGGCCAAGCTTGGCATCGTTGCGCCGGATGGTCGTGAAGGCATGATGCAGCACGCCCGCGATTTCGCTGCTGCCGGTGTCCCTTTCATTTTCGATCCCGGTCAGGGCCTGCCGATGTTCAACGGCGACGAACTGCTCGATTTCATGCGTCTCGCCGATTACGCCTGTTTCAACGATTACGAGGCCAAGCTGCTGTGCGACCGTACCGGGCGCAGCCTGGAGCAACTCGGGCGCGAGGTGAAGGCGCTGATCGTGACACGCGGTGGCGATGGATCGGAAATTCATTCTGACGGTCAACGTTTCGATATCCCCTGCGTCGAGGCCGATCAGGTGATCGATCCGACCGGTTGCGGCGATGCCTACCGTTCCGGCCTGCTCTATGGCATTGCCAACGGCTTCGATTGGCAAAAGACCGGCCGTCTGGCAGCGCTGATGGGGGCGATCAAGATCGCCCACCGGGGCGGACAGAACCATCAGCCTAGTCGCGAGGAAATCGCCGCCCGCTATCAACGCGCTTTTGGCGTAGCTCTCTGGTAA
- a CDS encoding glycine zipper 2TM domain-containing protein, translated as MKTLSLLLLSVILLAGCASSKSGDVYSRDQARREQTVRQGVVESVRAVQMEGTKSPVGTVAGAAVGGIAGSTLGHGKGSAVTAVIGAVAGGLAGAVIEEGVTRRQAMEITVQLDGGRLIVIVQEGDPQEFRPGDRVRVLSSGGESRVTR; from the coding sequence ATGAAGACGCTCTCTTTGCTGTTGCTCTCGGTAATCTTGCTGGCCGGCTGTGCCAGCAGCAAATCCGGCGATGTCTATAGTCGCGATCAGGCGCGGCGCGAGCAGACGGTGCGCCAGGGCGTCGTCGAGTCGGTACGGGCGGTGCAGATGGAAGGCACCAAGTCGCCGGTCGGTACGGTCGCCGGTGCGGCGGTCGGCGGTATTGCCGGCAGCACGCTGGGCCATGGCAAGGGTTCGGCGGTGACCGCGGTAATCGGGGCTGTCGCCGGTGGCCTGGCCGGAGCGGTGATCGAGGAAGGAGTGACCCGCCGACAGGCCATGGAGATCACCGTGCAGCTTGATGGCGGACGACTGATAGTCATTGTCCAGGAAGGCGACCCGCAGGAATTCCGGCCCGGCGATCGGGTCCGCGTTCTCTCTTCCGGTGGCGAGTCGCGCGTCACCCGCTGA
- a CDS encoding DUF3426 domain-containing protein: protein MRTRCPACATIFRVTSEQLRLKAGKVRCGHCQSVFNAFDEFLPDTDVPPVAQPASELAPVFAPPPEAQPEPDPDPDPETEPEPPAIAAAVDEALVAPDSDEPLVEALVAEPSEPLPEALVEPEQPAAVEALEVIDPPSPEPVVEEVSALAEPGSETAEESTLAAREAGLVAARELSDAPAYNRWAAGALASDAPGGFAGEPARHAVWPFVLVAGLLLLVLAGQLFYHFRTGLVQWLPAAAALYELAGVDIPLAQNANLVAIETSDLQSDNARGLFVLNATLHNRADFAQAWPALELTLTDTSDTVVSRRVMSAAEYLPPGISAERFPANGEVAVRLWIEARNIGAAGYRLYIFYP, encoded by the coding sequence ATGCGGACGCGCTGTCCGGCCTGTGCCACGATTTTCCGTGTCACGTCCGAGCAGTTGCGCCTGAAGGCTGGCAAGGTTCGTTGCGGACATTGCCAATCGGTCTTCAACGCTTTCGACGAGTTTCTGCCGGACACCGACGTGCCGCCGGTTGCCCAGCCGGCAAGCGAGCTTGCACCGGTTTTTGCGCCTCCGCCGGAAGCGCAGCCGGAACCTGACCCTGACCCTGACCCCGAAACAGAACCTGAACCGCCGGCGATTGCCGCAGCGGTCGACGAAGCCTTGGTCGCGCCGGACAGCGACGAACCGCTAGTTGAGGCGCTGGTCGCTGAGCCATCAGAGCCCTTGCCCGAGGCGCTTGTCGAGCCCGAGCAGCCGGCCGCAGTTGAAGCACTCGAGGTGATCGATCCGCCGTCCCCTGAACCGGTCGTCGAAGAGGTTTCAGCCTTGGCCGAGCCGGGTAGCGAAACCGCGGAAGAATCGACGCTGGCGGCGCGTGAGGCAGGCCTGGTTGCAGCCCGCGAGCTGAGCGATGCGCCAGCCTACAACCGCTGGGCGGCCGGTGCGCTGGCCAGCGATGCGCCGGGCGGTTTCGCCGGCGAGCCGGCGCGGCATGCCGTCTGGCCTTTCGTGCTGGTTGCTGGCCTGTTGCTGCTGGTGCTGGCCGGGCAACTGTTCTATCACTTCCGGACCGGGCTCGTGCAATGGCTACCCGCTGCGGCGGCGCTTTACGAGCTGGCCGGGGTGGACATTCCGCTGGCGCAAAATGCCAATCTGGTGGCCATCGAAACCTCCGACCTGCAATCCGACAATGCGCGCGGCCTGTTCGTCCTGAATGCGACACTGCACAATCGGGCAGATTTCGCCCAAGCCTGGCCGGCCCTCGAACTGACCCTGACCGACACCAGCGACACTGTGGTGTCGCGCCGGGTGATGAGCGCTGCCGAATATCTGCCGCCCGGCATCAGTGCCGAGCGTTTCCCGGCGAATGGCGAAGTCGCCGTCCGCCTGTGGATCGAAGCCAGAAATATCGGTGCCGCCGGGTACCGCCTTTACATTTTCTATCCCTGA
- the aroQ gene encoding type II 3-dehydroquinate dehydratase — MTKRKTASKPVDKARILVVHGPNLNLLGTREPEHYGRTTLSDINMALARMAENVGVDLEAFQSNHEGALIERIHAAREQGVRAIIINPAAYTHTSVALRDALAAVAIPFVEVHLSNVHAREPFRQHSYFSDLAVGVICGLGHEGYLLALEYLLNKLNIE, encoded by the coding sequence ATGACGAAGCGAAAAACTGCTTCCAAGCCGGTAGACAAAGCGCGCATCCTGGTGGTGCACGGGCCGAATCTGAACCTGCTTGGCACCCGTGAACCCGAACACTACGGCCGGACGACCCTGTCGGATATCAACATGGCGCTGGCCCGCATGGCCGAAAACGTCGGTGTCGATCTCGAGGCTTTTCAGAGCAACCATGAAGGGGCGCTGATCGAGCGCATTCATGCCGCTCGGGAGCAGGGCGTGCGCGCCATCATCATCAACCCGGCTGCCTATACCCATACCAGTGTCGCCTTGCGTGATGCGCTGGCGGCGGTGGCGATTCCGTTCGTCGAAGTGCATCTGTCCAATGTGCACGCGCGGGAGCCGTTCCGGCAACATTCCTATTTCTCTGACCTGGCTGTCGGCGTCATCTGCGGGCTCGGTCATGAGGGCTACTTGCTGGCCCTCGAATACCTGCTCAACAAACTCAATATTGAATAG
- the mpl gene encoding UDP-N-acetylmuramate:L-alanyl-gamma-D-glutamyl-meso-diaminopimelate ligase, producing the protein MHIHILGICGTFMGGVAQLAAASGHKVTGCDANVYPPMSDQLRGAGVDLIEGFAVEQLALQPDVFVVGNAISRGNPLLEAILDKGLPYVSGPQWLAENVLQGRWVLGVAGTHGKTTTSAMLAWILEDANLQPGFLIGGVPLNFGVSARLGGTPFFVIEADEYDTAFCDKRSKFVHYRPRTVVLNNLEYDHADIFADLDAIETQFHHLVRTLPASGLIVSNANEASLERVLQRGCWTPVERFNDPVGYRVSGDDAGGELILHGAQGEIARTVWQLSGDHNRANACAALLAARHVGVPLAQGLEALSRFVNVKRRMEVRGEVGGITVYDDFAHHPTAIATTVAGLRRKVGTARILAVLEPRSNTMKLGTMKSQLPDSLREVDAAFCYAANLGWDAREALAPMGDKAVVEDDLGELVRKIVAAARSGDHILVMSNGGFGGIHGKLLAALKN; encoded by the coding sequence ATGCACATTCATATTCTCGGTATCTGCGGCACCTTCATGGGCGGCGTGGCCCAACTGGCCGCAGCTTCCGGCCACAAGGTAACCGGCTGCGATGCCAATGTTTACCCGCCGATGAGCGACCAGTTGCGCGGCGCCGGCGTCGATTTGATCGAGGGCTTCGCGGTTGAGCAACTCGCCCTGCAACCCGATGTTTTCGTAGTCGGCAACGCCATTTCGCGCGGCAACCCGCTGCTTGAAGCGATTCTCGACAAGGGACTGCCCTATGTTTCGGGCCCGCAATGGCTCGCCGAAAATGTCCTGCAAGGCCGCTGGGTCCTCGGTGTCGCCGGCACGCACGGCAAGACGACGACCAGCGCCATGCTGGCCTGGATCCTGGAAGACGCCAACCTGCAGCCGGGCTTCCTGATCGGCGGCGTGCCGCTCAATTTCGGCGTGTCCGCCCGGCTTGGCGGCACCCCGTTTTTCGTCATCGAAGCCGACGAATACGACACGGCTTTCTGCGACAAGCGCTCCAAGTTCGTGCATTACCGGCCACGCACCGTCGTTCTGAACAACCTGGAATACGATCACGCCGATATCTTCGCCGATCTGGACGCCATCGAGACGCAGTTTCACCATCTCGTGCGTACTCTGCCGGCCTCCGGGCTGATTGTCTCGAACGCCAACGAAGCCAGCCTGGAACGTGTGCTGCAGCGCGGCTGCTGGACACCGGTCGAGCGCTTCAACGATCCGGTCGGCTATCGCGTCAGCGGTGACGATGCCGGCGGCGAGTTGATTCTGCACGGAGCACAGGGCGAAATCGCCCGTACCGTCTGGCAACTCTCCGGCGACCACAACCGGGCCAATGCCTGTGCCGCACTGCTTGCCGCCCGCCATGTCGGCGTGCCGCTGGCCCAGGGCCTGGAAGCCCTGTCCCGCTTCGTCAATGTCAAACGACGCATGGAAGTGCGCGGCGAAGTCGGCGGCATCACGGTTTACGACGATTTTGCCCATCATCCGACAGCCATCGCCACCACCGTCGCCGGACTGCGCCGCAAGGTTGGTACGGCACGCATTCTCGCCGTTCTCGAGCCGCGCTCGAACACCATGAAGCTGGGCACCATGAAGAGCCAGTTGCCGGACAGCCTGCGTGAAGTCGATGCGGCCTTCTGCTACGCGGCCAATCTCGGCTGGGACGCCCGCGAGGCGCTGGCCCCGATGGGTGACAAGGCGGTCGTTGAAGACGATTTAGGCGAACTTGTCCGCAAGATCGTTGCAGCAGCCCGTTCCGGCGACCATATCCTGGTGATGAGCAACGGCGGCTTTGGCGGCATTCACGGCAAGTTGCTGGCTGCGCTGAAGAATTGA
- a CDS encoding GNAT family N-acetyltransferase has translation MEKLQSGAEQRRANRPKLAVSFARTQSDILEAQRLRYRVFAGEMGANLPSRTPGVDHDIYDPYCDHLVVRDVQTSEVVGTYRILPPEKARQIGYYSENEFDLTRLQHLRQRLVEIGRSCVHPDYRTGATITLLWSGLAQYMSEGGYDYLMGCASISMADGGHVAASLYNRLAAEHLGPQEYRVFPRCPLPLAALQQDRPAETPPLIKGYLRAGAWICGEPAWDPDFNTADLPILMPMAKVSDRYAKHYLGQAD, from the coding sequence ATGGAAAAGCTACAGAGCGGCGCCGAACAACGCCGCGCCAATCGTCCCAAGCTGGCGGTCAGTTTTGCCCGGACCCAGAGCGATATTCTTGAAGCGCAGCGCTTGCGCTACCGGGTGTTTGCCGGCGAGATGGGGGCCAATTTGCCCAGCCGCACGCCGGGCGTCGATCACGACATCTATGACCCCTATTGCGACCATCTGGTCGTGCGCGATGTACAGACCAGCGAAGTGGTCGGAACCTACCGCATTCTGCCGCCGGAAAAAGCCCGGCAGATCGGCTATTACTCGGAAAACGAGTTCGATCTGACCCGTCTGCAGCACCTGCGGCAACGTCTGGTCGAAATCGGCCGTTCCTGTGTGCACCCCGATTACCGTACCGGCGCGACGATTACCCTGCTCTGGTCCGGCCTTGCCCAGTACATGAGCGAAGGTGGCTACGACTACCTGATGGGCTGTGCCTCGATCAGCATGGCGGACGGTGGGCACGTTGCAGCCAGTCTGTATAATCGTCTGGCTGCCGAGCATCTTGGGCCGCAGGAGTACCGTGTCTTTCCCCGTTGCCCGTTGCCCCTGGCGGCGCTGCAGCAGGACCGGCCGGCCGAAACGCCGCCGCTGATCAAGGGTTATCTGCGCGCCGGCGCCTGGATTTGTGGCGAACCGGCGTGGGATCCCGATTTCAACACGGCCGACCTGCCGATACTGATGCCGATGGCGAAAGTTTCCGATCGTTACGCCAAACACTACCTGGGACAAGCAGACTGA
- the accC gene encoding acetyl-CoA carboxylase biotin carboxylase subunit, translating to MFEKVLIANRGEIALRVQRACRELGIKTVVVYSEADREAKYVKLADESVCIGPASSALSYLNVPAIISAAEVTDSQAIHPGYGFLSENADFAERVETSGFVFIGPRAETIRLMGDKVSAKNSMKEAGVPCVPGSDGALPEDPKEIVRIARAVGYPVIIKAAGGGGGRGMRVVHTEAALVNAVAMTRQEAGTFFGNPAVYMEKYLENPRHVEIQVLADEYKNAIYLGERDCSMQRRHQKVIEEAPAPHIPARLINRIGERCAEACRKIGYRGAGTFEFLYENGEFYFIEMNTRVQVEHPVTEMITGVDIVQEQIRVAAGEKLRYRQKDIVVRGHSIECRINAEDPFTFVPSPGKIAFYHPPGGPGIRVDSHIYQGYTVPSHYDSMVAKVIAYGDTREQAIRRMRIALSEMSIQGIKTNIPLHQELMQDARFVEGGTSIHYLEQKLADKGEVKQ from the coding sequence ATGTTCGAAAAGGTTCTGATCGCCAATCGCGGCGAGATTGCCCTGCGCGTCCAGCGCGCCTGTCGCGAACTGGGCATCAAGACGGTCGTGGTGTACTCCGAAGCCGACCGCGAGGCGAAATACGTCAAGCTGGCCGACGAGTCGGTGTGCATCGGTCCGGCTTCGTCCGCACTGAGCTACCTGAATGTTCCGGCCATCATTTCCGCAGCCGAAGTGACCGATTCCCAGGCGATCCATCCGGGTTACGGCTTTCTCTCCGAGAACGCCGATTTCGCCGAGCGTGTCGAAACCTCGGGATTCGTCTTCATCGGGCCGCGGGCTGAAACGATACGCCTGATGGGCGACAAGGTTTCCGCCAAGAATTCGATGAAGGAAGCCGGTGTGCCGTGCGTTCCCGGTTCCGATGGCGCCTTGCCGGAAGATCCCAAGGAAATCGTGCGCATCGCCCGGGCGGTCGGTTATCCGGTGATCATCAAGGCGGCCGGTGGCGGTGGCGGGCGCGGCATGCGCGTCGTGCACACCGAGGCGGCGCTGGTCAATGCCGTGGCGATGACCCGCCAGGAAGCCGGAACCTTCTTCGGCAACCCGGCGGTGTACATGGAAAAGTATCTGGAAAACCCGCGCCATGTGGAAATCCAGGTACTGGCCGACGAATACAAGAACGCCATCTACCTCGGCGAGCGCGACTGTTCGATGCAGCGCCGCCACCAGAAGGTGATCGAAGAGGCGCCGGCGCCGCACATTCCGGCCCGCCTGATCAATCGGATCGGCGAACGCTGTGCCGAAGCCTGTCGCAAGATCGGCTATCGCGGTGCTGGTACCTTCGAATTCCTTTACGAGAACGGTGAGTTCTATTTCATCGAAATGAACACCCGCGTTCAGGTCGAGCATCCGGTCACCGAGATGATCACCGGCGTCGATATCGTCCAGGAGCAGATTCGCGTTGCGGCCGGCGAAAAGCTGCGCTATCGCCAGAAGGATATCGTGGTTCGCGGGCACTCCATCGAATGCCGCATTAACGCCGAAGATCCCTTCACGTTCGTGCCATCTCCCGGCAAAATCGCTTTTTACCATCCGCCGGGCGGCCCCGGCATCCGGGTCGATTCGCACATCTATCAGGGCTACACCGTGCCGTCGCATTACGATTCGATGGTTGCCAAGGTGATTGCCTATGGCGATACCCGCGAACAGGCTATCCGCCGCATGCGTATAGCGCTGTCCGAGATGAGCATCCAGGGCATCAAGACCAACATCCCGCTGCATCAGGAACTGATGCAGGACGCCCGTTTCGTCGAGGGCGGGACCAGCATTCATTACCTTGAACAAAAACTCGCCGACAAGGGCGAAGTGAAGCAGTAA
- a CDS encoding nucleotidyltransferase domain-containing protein, with amino-acid sequence MPRHDRARPLNGARAAIASAAARLMAEDGITDYHLAKRKAARQLGLTEHVGFPDNAEVEAELRAYRSLYQGEDHEEQLLALRHTALELLDLLADFRPYLTGSVLEGTAGEHSSIDILLFADSAKEVEIFLLNRGIDFVHAEARHERVEAVLVMETDTASANLIVLPPQQERVSLKYRDGRPRERARADALRALLSE; translated from the coding sequence ATGCCCCGTCATGACAGGGCTCGCCCGCTCAACGGCGCGCGAGCCGCCATCGCCAGTGCCGCTGCCCGACTGATGGCAGAGGATGGCATTACCGATTACCACCTGGCCAAGCGCAAGGCGGCCCGCCAGCTTGGTCTGACCGAGCATGTCGGTTTCCCCGACAACGCCGAGGTCGAGGCCGAGTTGCGCGCCTACCGCAGCCTGTATCAGGGCGAGGATCACGAGGAGCAGCTCCTGGCGCTGCGCCATACGGCGCTCGAACTGCTCGATCTACTGGCCGATTTCCGTCCGTATCTGACCGGTTCGGTGCTCGAAGGGACGGCCGGCGAACATTCGTCCATCGACATCCTGCTTTTTGCCGATAGTGCCAAGGAGGTCGAGATCTTCCTGCTCAATCGCGGCATCGATTTCGTGCATGCCGAGGCACGCCATGAACGTGTCGAAGCCGTACTGGTCATGGAGACCGATACCGCCAGCGCCAACCTGATCGTTTTGCCGCCGCAACAGGAAAGAGTCAGTTTGAAGTACCGTGACGGTCGTCCGCGCGAACGGGCGCGTGCCGATGCGCTGCGTGCCCTACTTTCGGAATAG
- the prmA gene encoding 50S ribosomal protein L11 methyltransferase, translating to MAWQNVSFMTDASHAEPLCDALLEAGALSASIEDADAGTPDEQAQFGEPGSVNSPGWMRSRIVALLEPDADAAALLAAAAAAIGLNEVPSFGIEDVAEQNWVQLTQSQFDPIRVSERLWIVPSWHESPDPAAVNLILDPGMAFGTGSHPTTRLCLEWLERNVLPACSVLDYGCGSGILAIAAARLGAGRVAGVDIDPLAVEAARANAERNGVTALFADSAEPVAGEYDVVVANILSNPLRVLAPAIVGHVRSGGRLALSGILKEQAEEIIAIYARWLPLQVADTREDWVCLAGRKP from the coding sequence ATGGCTTGGCAAAACGTCAGTTTCATGACCGATGCGTCGCACGCCGAGCCGTTGTGCGATGCCCTGCTGGAAGCCGGCGCCCTGTCGGCCTCGATCGAGGATGCCGATGCCGGCACGCCGGACGAGCAGGCGCAGTTCGGTGAGCCGGGTTCGGTCAATTCGCCGGGCTGGATGCGTTCCCGCATCGTCGCGCTGCTCGAGCCGGATGCGGATGCAGCCGCCTTGCTGGCTGCAGCCGCTGCAGCGATTGGCCTGAATGAAGTGCCGAGCTTTGGCATCGAGGATGTGGCCGAGCAGAACTGGGTGCAACTGACCCAGTCGCAGTTCGATCCGATCCGCGTTTCCGAACGTCTATGGATCGTGCCGTCCTGGCATGAGTCGCCCGACCCGGCGGCGGTCAATCTGATTCTCGATCCCGGCATGGCCTTTGGCACGGGTTCGCATCCGACCACCCGACTCTGTCTGGAGTGGCTCGAACGTAATGTCCTGCCCGCTTGCAGCGTGCTTGATTACGGTTGCGGCTCGGGCATTCTCGCCATTGCCGCCGCCCGTCTCGGTGCCGGCCGGGTCGCCGGGGTCGATATCGATCCACTGGCCGTTGAAGCTGCCCGCGCCAATGCCGAGCGTAACGGTGTGACGGCTTTGTTTGCCGATTCGGCGGAACCGGTTGCCGGCGAGTATGATGTTGTCGTGGCCAATATCCTCTCCAATCCGCTCCGTGTTCTGGCGCCAGCCATCGTCGGCCATGTCCGATCCGGCGGTCGTCTCGCCTTGTCGGGCATCCTCAAGGAGCAGGCCGAGGAAATCATCGCCATCTACGCGCGCTGGTTGCCTTTGCAAGTGGCCGATACGCGTGAGGACTGGGTATGCCTGGCGGGGCGCAAGCCCTGA
- a CDS encoding symmetrical bis(5'-nucleosyl)-tetraphosphatase, producing MATYAIGDIQGCYDSLCRLLERCAFDPAVDRLWLVGDLVNRGPKSLETLRLIKSFGDSALTVLGNHDLYLLMVAEGGAKFRGKDDTIQSILDAPDAAELLDWLRHQPLCHTEGEFCLVHAGLLPQWTAARARELAREVEAVLQGPDYREFVMNLWGSEPAGWSDDLTGWPRLRVIVNAMTRMRFCTPDGVMEFKAKGKLSNAPAGHLPWFELADRRSADAVLVTGHWSALGLKVTPNLLALDSGCLWGGHLTAVRLEDRQVFQVDCARGEALPLKR from the coding sequence ATGGCGACCTACGCGATCGGCGACATTCAGGGCTGTTACGACTCGCTGTGCCGCTTGCTCGAGCGCTGCGCCTTCGATCCGGCCGTCGATCGCCTGTGGCTGGTCGGCGACCTGGTCAACCGCGGCCCGAAATCGCTGGAAACGCTGCGCCTGATCAAATCGTTTGGCGACTCTGCCCTGACCGTGCTCGGCAATCACGACCTCTACCTGCTGATGGTCGCCGAGGGCGGCGCCAAGTTTCGCGGCAAGGACGACACCATCCAGTCCATCCTCGATGCGCCGGATGCCGCCGAACTGCTCGACTGGCTGCGCCATCAACCCTTGTGCCATACCGAAGGCGAATTCTGCCTGGTACACGCCGGCCTGCTACCGCAATGGACGGCCGCCCGGGCCCGCGAACTGGCCCGCGAAGTGGAGGCCGTTCTGCAAGGCCCGGATTACCGCGAATTCGTGATGAACCTGTGGGGCAGCGAACCGGCCGGCTGGTCGGATGATCTGACCGGCTGGCCGCGCCTTCGGGTGATCGTCAATGCGATGACCCGAATGCGCTTCTGCACGCCGGATGGCGTCATGGAATTCAAGGCCAAAGGCAAACTGAGCAATGCACCGGCTGGCCACCTGCCGTGGTTCGAGCTAGCCGACCGGCGAAGCGCCGATGCGGTACTGGTCACCGGTCACTGGTCGGCCCTCGGCCTGAAAGTCACGCCAAATCTGCTGGCACTCGATTCCGGCTGTCTGTGGGGTGGTCATCTGACGGCGGTGCGACTGGAAGACCGGCAGGTTTTTCAGGTGGATTGTGCGCGTGGGGAAGCGCTGCCGCTAAAGCGATAG